From one Mycolicibacterium sp. HK-90 genomic stretch:
- a CDS encoding helix-turn-helix domain-containing protein, with translation MASAESFVGDVGLAPALTIKWLDHLETFQAERAPITVGRAENISAQIRIPDNRISREHIAVTVRDGQWIARAVGRNGVFIGNDRVDSEFAVPPDSEVDVMLGHPVAGIPMSFSTRDPVNVHVGEQIARRRKELGISQRTLADEGVVNAGALIGIEKGRSQPRAKTEDSLEKALQWPKGTIEQLRRQVRAGVTRPPLAEVRSTPVAPIGIADSDGPTELLRYDGDGEITSTVEVTLVTETIGIALGATRSQIAALPNPAQPDYPARVAAVTSDLARLEQLAVNASRSSIEMVRELGEIRRLRRELTLAAAASPYATLGQRLFAARRNAELSIDEAAPMAGVSAEDIRQVEAGAEPGGGVEIQLQRFIAALGSDSGNRTAG, from the coding sequence ATGGCATCAGCGGAGTCGTTCGTGGGCGACGTCGGCCTGGCTCCTGCCTTGACCATCAAATGGCTCGATCACCTCGAGACCTTCCAGGCGGAGCGGGCGCCGATCACCGTGGGGCGCGCCGAGAACATCAGTGCGCAGATCCGGATTCCGGACAACCGTATTTCCCGTGAGCACATCGCCGTGACGGTGAGAGACGGTCAGTGGATCGCCCGCGCCGTCGGGCGAAACGGCGTGTTCATCGGCAACGACCGTGTCGACAGCGAGTTCGCGGTACCACCCGATTCTGAGGTCGATGTGATGCTCGGGCACCCGGTCGCCGGTATCCCGATGTCGTTTTCGACCCGGGATCCGGTCAATGTGCACGTCGGCGAACAGATTGCGCGGCGGCGGAAAGAACTCGGCATCAGCCAGCGGACCTTGGCCGATGAAGGGGTGGTGAACGCGGGGGCGCTCATCGGCATCGAGAAGGGCCGGAGCCAGCCGCGGGCCAAGACTGAGGATTCCCTGGAGAAGGCGCTGCAATGGCCCAAGGGGACGATCGAACAACTGCGCCGGCAGGTACGAGCCGGTGTCACTCGCCCGCCCCTGGCCGAGGTTCGCTCCACACCCGTCGCGCCGATCGGAATCGCCGACAGCGATGGTCCGACGGAGCTGCTTCGATACGACGGCGACGGGGAAATCACGTCCACGGTCGAGGTCACGCTGGTAACCGAGACGATCGGCATCGCGCTGGGTGCCACGCGCAGTCAGATCGCCGCGCTGCCCAATCCGGCACAGCCCGACTATCCCGCGCGGGTGGCGGCAGTGACCTCGGATCTGGCTCGGCTCGAGCAGTTGGCCGTCAACGCATCCCGCAGTTCGATCGAGATGGTTCGAGAACTCGGTGAGATCCGCCGCCTGCGCCGCGAACTGACGCTGGCCGCGGCGGCTTCTCCTTATGCCACCCTCGGCCAGCGGTTGTTCGCCGCCCGGCGGAATGCCGAACTGAGCATCGATGAGGCTGCGCCGATGGCCGGGGTCAGTGCCGAGGACATCAGGCAGGTCGAGGCCGGGGCTGAACCCGGTGGTGGGGTTGAGATTCAGCTGCAACGATTCATTGCAGCGCTGGGATCGGATTCGGGGAATAGGACAGCTGGATGA
- a CDS encoding protein kinase: MGIVYRAANPTLPRSDALKVLSAEYSNDPQFRARFEREATVASTLGHPNIVAVYSRGETDGGQLWIAMQYVAGTDADRELLDGRMTPDRAAHVIGEVAKALDYAHRRHVLHRDVKPANFLIAPAEHEGDDERVFLADFGIARAKDDTAHLTTDGTVMASIAYAAPEALSGSSDQLDHRADIYSLGCSLFRLLTGKTPFAGRGGVPAIVTAHVFEDPPKVTDLAPHLPVGLNDVIAKAMAKNPDARYQTARELAEATTAALADTTTAVPRSTVTQAWDAGPSLADGVTHPAGRPPNWRPAGPHPTGQSPHPGPAVPHPSGQFSGANARTQPREFTGPPPAPRSAAVMPAVPKKSLKRRLVIPAAAVVLVAVVAVAGFVMLYRNNPNNAPYSPQSITHAHGTTEITESPRAVAALGPGDADALLALGLQPVAIATSGGTVPSWISDELTGDPAVMNFIDTSAIGAAKPDLILATGDVDDATYERLTAIAPTVTRPSDSDQPWNWQSQLKWIAKIVGKEGAATQLTSTIATQQNDLRNQNSKAAGKTVSVLNMADSGLSWTLMPSNAADFLTSIGLTYDQKLAREEGETAATRVVGNLAKLYMVDTSVLIVIRTDAAAGGGGAAGLPTELGAFRGAMVIVDDPDTVAAFENPGGVLATQFLDKTFVPQLVEQMPA, encoded by the coding sequence ATGGGGATCGTGTACCGCGCCGCCAATCCGACTTTGCCGCGCAGCGATGCGCTCAAGGTCCTCAGCGCTGAGTACTCCAACGACCCCCAGTTCCGGGCCCGCTTCGAACGCGAGGCCACCGTGGCCTCTACCCTCGGCCACCCGAACATCGTCGCCGTGTACTCGCGGGGGGAGACCGACGGCGGACAGCTATGGATCGCGATGCAGTACGTCGCCGGTACGGATGCTGATCGCGAGTTGCTCGACGGCAGAATGACTCCCGATCGGGCTGCCCATGTGATCGGCGAGGTAGCGAAAGCCCTCGACTACGCACACCGGCGCCACGTGCTGCACCGTGACGTCAAGCCGGCGAACTTCCTGATCGCTCCTGCCGAACACGAGGGTGATGACGAACGGGTGTTTCTGGCCGACTTCGGCATCGCACGGGCCAAAGACGACACGGCCCACCTGACAACCGATGGCACGGTGATGGCGTCGATAGCCTACGCCGCACCCGAGGCGCTCAGCGGAAGCTCCGATCAGCTCGACCATCGCGCAGATATTTATTCGTTGGGCTGCAGCCTGTTTCGGCTGCTGACGGGCAAGACTCCGTTTGCGGGACGCGGCGGTGTTCCGGCGATCGTCACGGCCCACGTGTTCGAGGATCCGCCCAAGGTCACCGACCTGGCGCCGCATCTGCCTGTCGGTCTCAACGACGTCATCGCCAAGGCGATGGCAAAGAATCCTGACGCGCGCTACCAGACGGCGCGTGAATTGGCCGAGGCGACGACCGCGGCGCTGGCTGACACCACGACGGCGGTGCCCCGCTCTACGGTCACCCAGGCGTGGGATGCCGGGCCGTCGCTCGCCGACGGAGTTACCCACCCTGCGGGCCGCCCTCCGAACTGGCGCCCGGCAGGACCACATCCGACGGGGCAAAGCCCGCACCCTGGACCCGCTGTGCCGCATCCCAGCGGCCAATTCAGTGGGGCGAATGCCAGGACTCAACCCCGTGAGTTCACCGGGCCGCCTCCAGCGCCCAGATCCGCGGCGGTCATGCCCGCTGTTCCGAAGAAGTCGCTCAAGCGGCGCTTGGTGATTCCGGCTGCAGCCGTGGTACTCGTTGCAGTGGTTGCGGTCGCGGGATTCGTGATGCTGTATCGAAACAACCCGAACAACGCCCCCTATTCTCCGCAGTCCATCACGCATGCGCACGGCACCACTGAGATCACTGAGAGTCCGCGGGCTGTGGCCGCGCTGGGCCCCGGTGACGCGGATGCGCTGTTGGCGTTGGGATTGCAACCGGTGGCTATCGCAACGTCGGGAGGCACTGTGCCGTCCTGGATCAGTGACGAGCTCACCGGTGATCCCGCGGTGATGAACTTTATCGACACCAGCGCCATCGGGGCCGCCAAGCCTGATCTGATCCTTGCCACTGGAGATGTCGACGATGCGACATACGAGCGACTTACGGCTATTGCACCGACGGTTACCCGGCCGAGTGACAGCGACCAGCCGTGGAATTGGCAATCTCAGCTGAAGTGGATTGCCAAGATCGTCGGCAAGGAAGGTGCGGCAACACAGCTGACGTCGACGATCGCAACCCAGCAAAACGATCTGCGTAACCAGAACAGCAAGGCGGCGGGTAAGACTGTTTCGGTGCTGAACATGGCTGACAGTGGCCTTAGTTGGACGCTGATGCCTTCCAACGCCGCCGATTTCCTGACCTCGATCGGGCTGACCTATGACCAGAAATTGGCCCGTGAGGAGGGGGAGACGGCAGCCACCAGAGTGGTGGGAAACCTCGCCAAGCTGTATATGGTCGACACCAGCGTGCTGATCGTGATCCGTACCGATGCGGCCGCGGGTGGCGGCGGCGCCGCCGGCTTGCCGACAGAACTCGGCGCATTCCGTGGGGCGATGGTGATCGTGGATGATCCCGATACCGTTGCTGCATTCGAGAATCCGGGTGGCGTACTGGCTACCCAGTTTCTGGACAAGACATTCGTTCCGCAGCTGGTCGAGCAAATGCCGGCATAG
- a CDS encoding sensor domain-containing protein translates to MIAVIVLAGAGLFFLGGDIINSGSDDKKSDTANSAATDTGDEPKGATDGSPKTPTSSAPTTSEAPTVSASEAVDPASLPGLLASVSDLNERFTGNFTPAAATQTSPFSGMTVEPSNCAGALLPGIDYVYRTANYSGFAGQILSDKAIDTTVMQAVIAFNSETEATRFFNDQYTAWKGCNYTEINTSGGGQEQTIKTGVAAESDGTAQLLMWKDHAGSDKGCQRGMSPRKNVIVDVRVCSLNVASSGYTLVRDIGAKITGKR, encoded by the coding sequence GTGATCGCAGTCATCGTCTTGGCAGGAGCAGGACTGTTCTTCCTCGGCGGCGACATCATCAATTCCGGATCCGACGACAAGAAGTCCGACACCGCCAATTCCGCAGCCACCGACACCGGCGACGAGCCAAAAGGCGCAACCGACGGCTCACCCAAAACCCCGACCTCGTCGGCCCCCACCACCTCCGAAGCCCCCACGGTCAGCGCCTCCGAGGCCGTAGACCCAGCCAGCCTGCCAGGCCTGCTGGCGTCGGTCTCGGACCTCAACGAACGATTCACGGGGAACTTCACCCCGGCGGCCGCGACACAGACTTCACCGTTCAGCGGCATGACGGTGGAGCCGTCCAACTGCGCCGGCGCCCTTCTGCCCGGCATCGACTACGTCTACAGGACGGCCAACTACTCAGGTTTTGCCGGACAGATCCTCTCCGACAAGGCAATTGACACCACAGTTATGCAGGCAGTGATCGCCTTCAACTCCGAAACCGAAGCCACCAGATTCTTCAACGACCAATACACCGCTTGGAAGGGCTGCAACTACACCGAGATCAACACTTCTGGCGGCGGACAAGAGCAGACAATCAAAACGGGCGTGGCCGCCGAGAGTGACGGCACAGCCCAGCTGCTGATGTGGAAGGACCATGCAGGCAGCGACAAAGGCTGCCAGCGGGGCATGAGCCCGCGCAAGAACGTCATCGTCGACGTGCGGGTCTGCTCCCTGAATGTCGCCTCGTCCGGTTACACACTTGTCCGAGACATCGGCGCCAAGATCACCGGCAAACGCTAG